The Candidatus Neomarinimicrobiota bacterium genome contains the following window.
TGAAGAAATCGAGGACTTAGGTCGAACGGCAGTGCTCGTATGGGAAGAAAAAATTCCCATAGGGATAATAGCGGTTCAGGACGTCATCCGTCCGGTTGCCAAGGATGTGATAAATCAATTTGAAAAGCTCGGTATAAAAAACACATACTTATTAACCGGCGATAACAAGAGAACTGCCGCTTCGATCGCAAAGCAGGCCGGGATCAAAAATTTTCAGGGTGAGTTGATGCCTTCCGGAAAAATGGAGGTACTGATTGACCTTTCGAAAAGAGGCTATAAGACAATGATGGTCGGAGACGGTGTAAATGACACTCCCGCCTTAGCTGCGGCGGACGTCGGAGTGGCGATGGGTTCAGCGGGATCGGATCAGGCTTTAGAAACGGCTGACGTTGCGCTCATGTCAGATGACCTCACGAAACTTCCTTTCGCTATTTCCCTGTCGAAGAAATCGCTGAGGATAGTCAAAGAAAACATCATATTTGCCCTTGGAATTAAAGCGGTCTTTATGATTATGGCACCGTTCGGTATGGCGACGTTGTGGATGGCGGTCGGAGCTGACATGGGTGCGAGTCTGCTTGTAATTTTAAACGGGATGCGAGTTTTGAAATTTAAGGCTCCCAATTATCCTAATTGAAATCGTAACCGGCTGTAATATATACTCTCTCGGTTCCTTCTGAACTCTTTCCCCACTCAATACTTGCAGGAGCGATCGGAGTTTCAAAGATGACTGCGCCCCCGTAACCCGAAACGAAGTTACCGAACGAAAAGGCGGTTTCGGGGTTCGTGAGCGATTTGCCGAAGTCATATCGAAGTGAAAAGTGGATATTGAAATAATTCTTGACAGGCAGCCTGTATCTCAGTTCATAGCTTGAGTATATGAATTTCCTGCCTACAAACCTGTTTTCGCGAGTTCCATAGAAAGTTTTTCTTCCTCCGATACGGAATTGTTCAGAGAACGGAGTTGTAAGGTCGGCAATTCCGAATGAGAGCAAAGGGCGGAAAGTAAGTCTTTTTTTAAACGTGTGGTAAAACTCGAACATTCCTTCAAATGAATTATAGCTAACATTGCTGCCGATGGTACTCAAAGCGAATATATAGGTAAATCGACTAAACTGTCCGCGCGTGGGTACCGGAAGTTTATTCCTTCTGTCGACCGTAGAGCGCAATCTGACAGCTACTATCCCTGTATCCTCTTCTCTAAAAAAACCACGGTCTCTCAACCCCCTTATCTTAGTGTCAATGATCATGAGCTCTCCGGTAGCGGCTCCAAATCTTCTCACCTGAGCTCCTATCAGGAACGATCCGACAATTCTTTTTTCATTATACTCTCCAATACGATCGGCGCCGTCACCATATAGGTAATCATCTCTGGAGCTGTATCCGATCTGAATGCCGTTAGTCAGAAAAGTGTTCATAAACTTCGGGGCGCGGTAGCGGAATTGAACCTCCTTGTCCCTTTCGCCGAGAATCCCCGAAATTGAAGCGTTGTTTCCGCTTCCGAAGAGGTTTTCATGCCTGAGTTCAATCTTGCCGCGTGTTGCCCTCTCCCTGTCGGTTCTAACTCCGACCAATACCCGTAAGTATGGCTGTTCTTCGACCCGCAAAAATATTTTATGTCCGGCGTCGGTTTTTTCCACAAAAAGAGAGACCTGCCTGAAAAATCTCGTGGCATAAATATTATCCAAACCTTTATCGGCTTTCCGAATGTTAAACAAGTCTCCGACGGATAACGGAAACTCGCTCAGAATTACCTGATCTGACGTATAATCGTTTCCCTCGACGGCTATGTCGGTGATCAGCCCTTCCTCGATTTGAATCTCAAGAGAGCTGGCCGAAGAGTCGTAGTTGATTTCGGAAAATTCTGCTAACGAATATCCGTCATTTCGGTATAACCGGATAATCAGTTCGAGCGCCTTGTCAAGAGAGGCGGAGCTTAAGTTTCCGGGTACGCTGAGACCGGAGGCCGAAACGATTTCTTCATCGGAAAATCGTGAATTACCATTCAAAATCACGGAAGATATGAATATGTCGTTTGATATTACACTAACAGGTGCTGAGCGCTGAAATAGCGCAGGATGACCGTTATCATTTTTCCAATTTTTCAGCATGGAATCTATCAGAGCGATTTTCGCTTCCGTTGCTATCGCACCGGCTTTTATCAATTCAGCCGGGTTCGAAAAATCTGCCGGAAGCGTGTTTGCAAGATCAGGCCTTACAATTATGTCAGCGTATTTTCTAAGCTCCTTCAATGACGGCTGCATCATGATCGTGATAATCTGATCCGCAATTTGCCATGGTAGTCCGAGGTCATCCCGATCTCTTAGGGGCGCAACCACATCAAACGCTATGACAATGTCAGCGCCCATTTCACGGGCAATATCTGTGGGAAGAGCGTTAACAATTCCTCCATCGGTCAAGAGCATCCCGTCCTTTTCGATCGGGGAAAGCAGCAGGGGGACTGCTATGCTTGCTCTCAAAATTTCAACCATATCTCCTTCTGAAAATACGACCGGATTACCTGATTTAAGATCCAAAACTACCGTTCTGAACGGGATCTTCAAATGATCAAAATCGGGATCCGGCTTAAACGGAGCCTGAAGAAAAAGCCTGTTCAAACGGCGGGTAAGTTTCTGGCCAGACGAAAGTCCTAAGGGTATATACGGTTTAAATCCCTGAAAACGGAAAGAAAAATTATACTGTTCTCCCGCTTCCTGTTGGCTGGCTAAAAGGGTTTTCCTCTCGAGCTCTTCGGCAAGCAAATCATCCCAATCGGAAGTCAGTACAAATTCTTCGAGTTGAGACGCGGTGTATCCGGACGCATAGAGACCGCCCATGATACTCCCCATACTCACGCCGATTATCAGGTCTATCGGTATGTTGTACTTCTCAAGCATTTTAAAAGCCCCTATGTGGGATATCCCGCGCGCGCCGCCTCCACCGAGAACTATTGCTACTGTCGGTCTTTTTGAAATTTTATTCTCCGGTATGGAATCGGATAGAAATACGGCGTTCGAATCAACTTGAGCAAATAGCTCTGTGGAAATGAAGCATAAGGAAAGAATAAGTGTAATTTTAGTCATACACTCTCTAAAGTATTCTCTAACAGACTGAAAGGCAATATTCTGTCTTGAGTAGAGGTCGTCAAGGAAAATATTGAATTAACGCTGAAAAAATCTAAGTTTAAGTCGCAAATGAATAATCTATCACAATCAGGTCCGAATTAAAAATGAGTTATTTGTTTATTTTCATCGACGGAATCGGAATTGGCGAGCGCGACACAACATCAAATCCGTTTGCGGCGGCAAATTCAAAATATTTTACTGCTTTTTTGGACGATGAAACGGTTTTCAGAGTAACTTACAGGGACGGAGTAATAGTGCCGACCGATGCGTGTTTGGGAGTTGATGGTCTGCCGCAGAGCGGAACGGGGCAAACGTCCCTGTTTACCGGAATAAACGCCCAAAAGGAGGTCGGTAGGCATGTTAGCGCATATCCGACACCACCTCTCAGGAAGCTGCTGCGCTCGACGAATATCCTTATGGAATCCCATTCGAGCGGTTTTAAAACTACTTTTGCGAATGCCTATCACAAGAAATATTTTGAGCGGCCCAAAAAGATGATCAGCGCTACGACATGGCTGGTTTTGTCAAGCGGAATAAAAATTAATTACTTAGAGGATATCAACGAAGGTCGGGCTGTTTTTCATGATCTTACGAACGATTATTTGATTAAGGAGGGATACAAAGTTAACAAAAGAACTCCTTACGAATCCGGTTCTGTCCTCGCAGACGTTACTGCCGAACATGACCTCACTCTCTTCGAATACGTAATGACCGACAGCATCGGGCATAAGAGAGAGATGGATTTGGCGCTTCAACAGGTAAAAAAGATAGAAGAATTTTTAGATGGACTATTCGATACGATCGAGCTGGATAAACACAGCGTGCTGATCTCAAGCGATCATGGAAATATGGAGGACGTTTCTGTGCGAACTCACACGAGGAACCCCGTCCCGACAATTATATGGGGGAAAGATATAGAGAAACTTCAACAAAGGATCGAGAAAATAACAGATATAACTCCGTCACTTCTTCGCGCTCTCGGTTCCGCTTCCCTCTGATTCGGCAGGCATTATTTCCCAATATTTTTCCGCCACGGCGTTCATGTATTCCGAATTCCTCCACAGATATTTAAATGAATCGAACGTTCCCTTCAGATAAAGCGCAACGCATATCAGTGCTATGTAACCGTGCACTTGCGGACCCCAGCCCGTAAAGGCGGTTGTTCCTCCAAATACAGCAGCCAATGTAATGAGAAAAAGATTTATCGTGGCTCCTTTGGAACCCTTGCCGTGATTACTCCGAATATCTGCAAGTTCCGGCATATCGAGATCTGCTTCATCAGCGGCGTCTTTTACGCCTCTTCCCGTCTGAATGAAATAGAATATCGTGAGTATGTCGTTGACATAAATAAGAAAAATAGTCGGAAGCGCGAACAATGCATGCTGCATCCCCATCGGCTCAAAACCAAGATAGCCCGAAAGTACGAGTACGACCAGGGCGGTGATGGAAAAAAACTTGAGTATGAAAATGGCGATGAGCATCAGATAAGCCGCATTCTACAAGTTGCCGAGATTTTCTTTTGCGGCGGCTCCGACGTCGCTGTCGGGATTTTTGTCAATCACCTTTTGCCATTGAACCCGCGCACCTTCTTTGTCACCCATGGAGGCGAGAATAACTCCCAAGTTATAAAGGGCGAACTCGTCATCAGGGTCGGACTTTAACGCCGTTTCAAGCTGGAATTTAGCCTTTTCCACCTCTTCGGCGCCTGCATACATCTCCGCTAAAGTAATTCTTACTCTCACGTCATCAGGCTGTATCCGAAGATACTCCTCAAAATATTCGCTTGCTTCTTCATATCGACCGATAGTCGCGTACATGTCACCCAACTCAAGATAAGCGTGAAAATCATCAGGATCGTTTTCAATACGTTCGTTCAATTCATCTAATTTTTGCATTACCGGAGCCATAGCGTCTTCACCGTTCGATTGGTTTCCCCTGGGAACAGGCATGCCGCTCGGCGTTGTGGGGCGTTTTGGGATTGTGGAGCCCGGTTTAATTATGATCTGATAGAACAAAAGAGAGAGAAGAGGAATGGCAATCATAAAAGCCATAACGCCGATTCTTCTTCGGTTCGGATTTAGTTGAGTTGTCCGTTTCTTCGGAGCCTTTGCCTGTGCCCGTTCAGGTCGAATGGCTTCCCTGCCGGGTGAGACCTCAGCTCCGCAGGAGATGCAGAAATCGGCGCCGAGAGGCACCTCGCTGCCGCACTGGGAACAAAACCGCTTCGTCTGATCGGTTGCATCAAATGTGTTTCCGCAGGAAGAGCAAAATTTCGAGTCGTCTTTGTTCTCAGCGCCGCACTTCGCGCACGATTTCATATCTATCCTTTCCGATAAAATTTTCTGAGGCTGAAATCTAACACGGCTCAAGAGCTTTATCAATAAATATCGTTTTATATTTTCCTCGGCAGTGAGGGCCTGTTTCGAAGGTACTCCTTCGGAGCCCTGACGTCTAAAAGATCGTGCGGACAGGGCGTGTCGTCGTCCGCTGGCTGGAGGATTTCTCCTCGCAATGACGATTCCTTTTTGGAGTGCATCCGGCTGAGCCGGATGCGGCATCAACGCAGTTGATGCACTCCATATAACACACCCTCCCGAAAAAAATCGGGATAAACTTCCTCCGGAAGGAGTTCCTTCGGAACACCCCTCTTAGTTAGAGGGGAATAAGAGGACTTTTCCTTTTATAGATAAGTGCGGTCAGGGCAAGCCCCAACTCGCACAGAGCAGTGTCATTCTGATCCCGGCTCGCCGGGAGAAGAGCCGAAGACAGGCGCCAGCCAATCTCGTCCGTATACAGGGCATTAGCCGGACAGACCCCGACCGCGAGGGTTTATTATAAATATTGTTTAATTGTCCTTCTGAGGTTGTAAATCGCATAGATATTCCTATATTCCATCCTAATTACCGTTTTTGAACTCCAATGAAAAATGTAAAAATACTACTAATAGATGAATACACGCGATATTAAACAAGTCCAATTCCGCACTGATCGCCTGGCTCGTCTGGCACATATTGAGCGCTGGCACTTTTGGTTCATCGGTCGCCGTGCATTGGTCAAGCGCCTCCTTGCCAAATATATCGGTAAGGAGACAAAGAGGTTACTTGACATAGGCTGCGGAACAGGCAATATGGTTGAGATATTATCTGCGCAGGGTCATAAAGTTGTAGGATTAGATTTACTCCCGCAAGGTTTACGTTCTACGCGTCAGAAAGTCCCGCACTCGATGCTTATTCAGGCTGATTTGTCAATCCCGCTTCCTCTTTCAGATAATGTGTTCGATGTTGTAATAGTATTAGACGTTCTGGAGCATGTGGACGATGAAAGTCTTCTCGAAGAGGTAAAAAGAGTATTAAATCCAGGTGGGATCATCCTATTGACTGTGCCGGCGTTTCAGTGGCTCTGGAGTTTTAGAGATACGGATGCCGGGCATTTACGAAGGTATACGCGTAAATCACTTCATGATCTTATGAGTAAATCAGATCTTCAAATAGTTGAAATGCGGTATTATCAATTTTTCCTGTTTCCGTTTATAGCTATGACCCGGTTTATCGGACGAAAAAGAAAGGAGGTGCGTGATTTCGAGGAACAGCCAATTTGGGTCGTTAACAAAGCTTTGTCCTGGATAAACAGGTTAGAAGTCTGGCTTAGTGACTATATACCTCTACCATATGGTTCATCACTGGCTATTGTATGTCAGAAAAGCTAATAAAAAACAGTAATTTTCAGCTGTATCTCTTTTCACTTGATACGGAATTCATACGTAAAACAGTAGCATCGGGTGTCCATGGCATCATAGTTGACTGGGAAAACCAGGATAAGGGAAAACGGCAAGCCGGGGCAGATACCGAGATTAATAAGGCGACTATTGAGGATCTGAGGCGCGTCCGGAACTGCACGGATGCTCGAGTGATTTGCAGAATAAATGGATACAACTCGACAACAACCGATGAAATTGAGAATGCGATCGATTCAGGTGCCGATGAAATATTGCTTCCGATGGTGCGATCGGTGCAAGAAGTTCAGGATACATTAGATTTAGTGGCTGATCGCTGTGGTTTGGGAATTCTCGTTGAAACTATAGACGCCGTAAATATTGCAGACAAATTATCCAAACTTCCTCTCACAAGGGTTTACGTAGGACTGAATGATCTCGGAATTGAAAGGGGAACCCCGAATATATTCAGTGCAATAGAAGATGGAACGGTGGAGAAGATAAGAGGTTCCTTTGAAGTTCCTTTCGGATTTGCGGGGATCACGTTCCCGGAGTCCGGTTACCCGATTCAGTGCAGATTACTGATAGCTGAAATGACTCGTCTGAATTGCGATTTCAGTTTCTTACGCCGAAGCTTTAATCATGATATTAAGGGGAAAGATATGTCAGTCGAGGTTCCGAGAATCCTGGATTCATTTAACCAACATCTTCAGCGAACTTCCGAGGAGATCGCAATGGATAAACGCTTTCTTGACCATGCTATCCTGAACGCTCCGGATCCTTCCGAGTGGCGCATTGGTGAGAAAAGATAGCCTGTGAGCTCATTACTCGATAAGCCTATCGTGGTTACAGGGGCAGCGGGATTCATTGGCGCTAATCTTGCAACAGCGCTTGTGAATCAAGGTGCCAAAGTCCATGCGTTAGTGCGAAGTACCACTAATCTCTGGAGATTGGGAGAGATCAGGAATGATATCATTTTGCACACCGTTGATTTGACGGATTTTGACCTCCTGAATGAAATAATTGGTAAAGTAAAACCTCAGGTAATTTTTCATCTTGCCGCTGAAAGCGGTCACCATGAGGACACAAAAGGCAGGGTTGATGCAATTCAATCATCGGTATTGGGAACTCTGAATTTGATCGAATCGATATCATCTTTGGAATCTGCCAAGTTAATTCATATAGGAAGCTCTCTTGAATACGGAAGAAATAACAAAGCATTAAACGAATCTGATTTACTGCAGCCTGAAACGTTCCGTGGGGCAATCAAGGCTGCGGCTACTTTAATATGCCGGCAATATGCCATTAGTAGCGAAAACCCGGTTATTATTTTAAGATTATTCAGTGTTTACGGTTATTTTGAGCAACCTGAACGGCTTATTTCCCGAACTATTTTAGCCGCGCTTGACGATGGAGAAATTTCTCTCACAAGACCGGGGTACGTTCACGATTATGTTTTTATTGATGATGTGGTCCGGGGATGTATGCTTGCTCTCGATGCGCAAATACCCGGTGGTGAAATTATAAACATTGGTTCAAGCAAGCAGACAACAAACGAAGAGATTGTGCGCCTGATTCAAGAGATCTCGGGGAAAAAAATCACGGTGAAAGAAGGAGA
Protein-coding sequences here:
- a CDS encoding peptidase, which encodes MSYLFIFIDGIGIGERDTTSNPFAAANSKYFTAFLDDETVFRVTYRDGVIVPTDACLGVDGLPQSGTGQTSLFTGINAQKEVGRHVSAYPTPPLRKLLRSTNILMESHSSGFKTTFANAYHKKYFERPKKMISATTWLVLSSGIKINYLEDINEGRAVFHDLTNDYLIKEGYKVNKRTPYESGSVLADVTAEHDLTLFEYVMTDSIGHKREMDLALQQVKKIEEFLDGLFDTIELDKHSVLISSDHGNMEDVSVRTHTRNPVPTIIWGKDIEKLQQRIEKITDITPSLLRALGSASL
- a CDS encoding NAD(P)-dependent oxidoreductase, which translates into the protein MSSLLDKPIVVTGAAGFIGANLATALVNQGAKVHALVRSTTNLWRLGEIRNDIILHTVDLTDFDLLNEIIGKVKPQVIFHLAAESGHHEDTKGRVDAIQSSVLGTLNLIESISSLESAKLIHIGSSLEYGRNNKALNESDLLQPETFRGAIKAAATLICRQYAISSENPVIILRLFSVYGYFEQPERLISRTILAALDDGEISLTRPGYVHDYVFIDDVVRGCMLALDAQIPGGEIINIGSSKQTTNEEIVRLIQEISGKKITVKEGDYPERSFDTTNWVADIEKARKLLNWEPRCTLTEGLDNTISWFMKNKSLYNDV
- a CDS encoding tetratricopeptide repeat protein; its protein translation is MKSCAKCGAENKDDSKFCSSCGNTFDATDQTKRFCSQCGSEVPLGADFCISCGAEVSPGREAIRPERAQAKAPKKRTTQLNPNRRRIGVMAFMIAIPLLSLLFYQIIIKPGSTIPKRPTTPSGMPVPRGNQSNGEDAMAPVMQKLDELNERIENDPDDFHAYLELGDMYATIGRYEEASEYFEEYLRIQPDDVRVRITLAEMYAGAEEVEKAKFQLETALKSDPDDEFALYNLGVILASMGDKEGARVQWQKVIDKNPDSDVGAAAKENLGNL
- a CDS encoding BamA/TamA family outer membrane protein, with the protein product MTKITLILSLCFISTELFAQVDSNAVFLSDSIPENKISKRPTVAIVLGGGGARGISHIGAFKMLEKYNIPIDLIIGVSMGSIMGGLYASGYTASQLEEFVLTSDWDDLLAEELERKTLLASQQEAGEQYNFSFRFQGFKPYIPLGLSSGQKLTRRLNRLFLQAPFKPDPDFDHLKIPFRTVVLDLKSGNPVVFSEGDMVEILRASIAVPLLLSPIEKDGMLLTDGGIVNALPTDIAREMGADIVIAFDVVAPLRDRDDLGLPWQIADQIITIMMQPSLKELRKYADIIVRPDLANTLPADFSNPAELIKAGAIATEAKIALIDSMLKNWKNDNGHPALFQRSAPVSVISNDIFISSVILNGNSRFSDEEIVSASGLSVPGNLSSASLDKALELIIRLYRNDGYSLAEFSEINYDSSASSLEIQIEEGLITDIAVEGNDYTSDQVILSEFPLSVGDLFNIRKADKGLDNIYATRFFRQVSLFVEKTDAGHKIFLRVEEQPYLRVLVGVRTDRERATRGKIELRHENLFGSGNNASISGILGERDKEVQFRYRAPKFMNTFLTNGIQIGYSSRDDYLYGDGADRIGEYNEKRIVGSFLIGAQVRRFGAATGELMIIDTKIRGLRDRGFFREEDTGIVAVRLRSTVDRRNKLPVPTRGQFSRFTYIFALSTIGSNVSYNSFEGMFEFYHTFKKRLTFRPLLSFGIADLTTPFSEQFRIGGRKTFYGTRENRFVGRKFIYSSYELRYRLPVKNYFNIHFSLRYDFGKSLTNPETAFSFGNFVSGYGGAVIFETPIAPASIEWGKSSEGTERVYITAGYDFN
- a CDS encoding class I SAM-dependent methyltransferase; its protein translation is MVKRLLAKYIGKETKRLLDIGCGTGNMVEILSAQGHKVVGLDLLPQGLRSTRQKVPHSMLIQADLSIPLPLSDNVFDVVIVLDVLEHVDDESLLEEVKRVLNPGGIILLTVPAFQWLWSFRDTDAGHLRRYTRKSLHDLMSKSDLQIVEMRYYQFFLFPFIAMTRFIGRKRKEVRDFEEQPIWVVNKALSWINRLEVWLSDYIPLPYGSSLAIVCQKS